ATTTAGTAATCAATAAGGAAATACAAACTGCAGAAGCAATTACAATATATACCAAAGGTAAGAATGGATATCCAAACGCTTTATAAGGACGTTCAGCTTCTGGCATTTTTTTGCGAAGAATGAAAATTCCATAGATCGTTAGAATGTAAAAAATTAACACAATAATGATCACAAAATCTAATAAATCACCATATTTCCCAGTCAAGCATAAAACGGAAGCCCAGACACATTGTACCCAAAGCGCCCATTCAGGAACACTTGCCGAATTCAGATTAGCTGCTTTTTTCAAAAACAAACCATCTTTAGCCATGGTATAATACACTCTTGCTCCTGCCATGATCAATCCGTTGTTACAAGCGAAAGTAGAAATCATAATCATTACCGCAATAATAATGGTTCCAATATCACCAAAAGTATATTGAGAGGCAACCACAGCTACTCGATCCGATTTGGCTGTAGCAATTTCATCCAATGGAATTACTGCTAAATACATCAAATTGGTCAATACATAAATGATCGTAACAATAAAAGTTCCAAGAAACAAACTCAAACCAACATTGCGTTTTGGATTCTTAATTTCGCCTGCTATAAATGTAACGCCATTCCAAGCATCACTTGAAAACAAAGATCCCACCATAGCAGCAGAAATACCCGTCAATAAAGCAGTTCCGCCAATTGGTAACCATGAACCAGTTTCCGTATTGAAGGAACGCGTGTTCCAAGCATCAGACCAGTTGGCATTCCAAACTTCAGCCTTAGCGGCCAATAAAAATCCGAAAATTATCAAACCGAATAAAGACAGAATTTTAATTACAGTTAAAACGGTTTGCAATGTTTTGCTGTTTTTAACCCCTCGGCTATTTACATAAGTAAGTAATACAATCGTAACAATAGAAACAATTTGGGCTGCATTCAATTTAAATGATCCCAAATCCAATAGAATATTCTCATCACTCAAAGAAGGAATTAAATAAGCAGCAAATTTTGAAAAACCTACCCCAACAGCAGCAATAGTTCCAGTTTGAATTACAGAAAAGAAACTCCAACCGTATAGAAATGCAATTAATTTATTATAGGCCTCTTTTAAATAGACATATTGACCACCTGCTTTTGGAAACATAGCGCTCAACTCTCCATAACTTACAGCTGCAATCATGGTAATTAATCCTGAGATTAACCAAATTAAAGTCAACCATCCAGCCGATCCTACTTGCCTAGCAATATCAGCACTTACAATGAAAATTCCAGATCCAATCATTGATCCAACGACCAACATGGTTCCGTCTAACAATCCTAATTCACGTTTAAAATCTCCTGGTTGGTTATTTTCTGTCATAATTGGTTTTAGTTTTTGGTTGGTTAAAGATATACTTTTTTTCAAAAAATGAGTTTTTGAAAGTAAAAGAAAAGTGAACCGAGTATATAAAATAAAAAACTCCTCATTATGAGGAGTTTAAATTATTATTCTATTGTTGTAACACCCTGTTAATTTGAGTGAAATTTTTCTCGTAATATTTTTCTTTTGTAGAGGAAATAATCACACCACCGTGAGTAGCAGAGTGTATGAATCGAATCTCGCCCTCGTTAACTTCGACAACCATTCCGACATGATTAATCTGATTACCGCCTCTGGTTTTGAAGAAAATCAAATCGCCCTTTTGAGCTTGATTAACATCTATAACTGTTCCAATTGTAGCCATTTCTTGGGAAGATCTTGGCAATTTAATATCCAAAGAACTAAAAGTAGCATACATTAAGCCCGAACAATCAAAACCATTTTTGTTAGTTCCTCCTGATCGGTAACCAATTCCTAAATTATCCGATGCCATACGAATCAATTCATCCGCAAGCTCTTCATTGGTATTCCATTTGGCAAGACTACTTGCAATAGTCAAATTATCCTTAATTTCTTCGGTATCTGAATTGTCATTATTCACTGCTACAACAACAGCTTCCTGAATCGCTTTAGCGCCCGAAATATTTAATTTTGCACCCACATATAGATTTTTAATTATGTTGGGATTTTGAGCTTCTAAATCGGCTACCGAAATACCATACTTTTTAGCGATACCATATTTAGTTTCTTTCGCCAGTACTTCGTGAGTAACAATTGCAGCATTTTCTTCAACCTTTTCTTTATTTATTACTACTATTGGTTCTTTTGCATTTTCTTTTACCTCTATTTTTATTGGAGACACTACCTCAGCTTGTTTCACGATTGGCTGACTCACTACGGTTCCTTCTTTTACAGGAATTAGAATTTTTTGCCCTGCTTTAAGCGCTTCGTTTTCCAATATCGGATTTACTTTATCTAAATCGGCTACTGAAATTCCGTATTGTTTTGCAATTCCAAATTTTGTTTCTGAAGGCAATACTTCGTGAGTTAGAGTTGTTGTTGTAAGCACAACAGATTCAGCAACGCTCTTACCATTTTTATCTTTAAGAACTACCTCTTTTTTAGGTTCTAATTTTGGGGTATCTTTCTTGATTAGAGCTGCATTGTTTTGATTGTCTTTAGTTGGAATCTTAATTTTTTGACCTGCTTTTAATCCTGTTTCTACTAATTCTGGATTGGCAGTATTAAGTTCCTCTAGAGAGATTTCATATTGTTTCGCAATCCCAAATAAAGTTTCTTTTGGCTGAACTTCGTGAGTCTTTTCAATAGAAGTAATCTTCGATTCTGTTTTGACTTTCGATCCTTTTGATGTCGAACGCGGAATTAAAATAATAGATTCTAATTTGAGTACTCGGCTACAATCTGGATTAAGTTCATATATAGCGGATGGTTCCACTTGGTATTTCTGTGCAATAGCAGAAATGGTTTCGCCTTTTTTTACCGTATGTTTAATCAGTTTTTCTTGAGAAAAAACATTCGAAAAATTGATGAATGCTATTATAAAAAGTAGTTTGTAGAATTTCATTAGGTCTTTAATTTTACTCTCAATTTACGTGAAATAATATTTTAATATCCATCATTAATAAAACAGAGAGTTTATTTCAAGGAGTACAAAGGTAGCCTTTTTACTCACTAATTAAGTTAAAGCATTTATAA
This sequence is a window from Flavobacterium ammoniigenes. Protein-coding genes within it:
- a CDS encoding APC family permease, translated to MTENNQPGDFKRELGLLDGTMLVVGSMIGSGIFIVSADIARQVGSAGWLTLIWLISGLITMIAAVSYGELSAMFPKAGGQYVYLKEAYNKLIAFLYGWSFFSVIQTGTIAAVGVGFSKFAAYLIPSLSDENILLDLGSFKLNAAQIVSIVTIVLLTYVNSRGVKNSKTLQTVLTVIKILSLFGLIIFGFLLAAKAEVWNANWSDAWNTRSFNTETGSWLPIGGTALLTGISAAMVGSLFSSDAWNGVTFIAGEIKNPKRNVGLSLFLGTFIVTIIYVLTNLMYLAVIPLDEIATAKSDRVAVVASQYTFGDIGTIIIAVMIMISTFACNNGLIMAGARVYYTMAKDGLFLKKAANLNSASVPEWALWVQCVWASVLCLTGKYGDLLDFVIIIVLIFYILTIYGIFILRKKMPEAERPYKAFGYPFLPLVYIVIASAVCISLLITKFSTCGWGVLIMLTGIPIYYATKPKE
- a CDS encoding peptidoglycan endopeptidase, whose product is MKFYKLLFIIAFINFSNVFSQEKLIKHTVKKGETISAIAQKYQVEPSAIYELNPDCSRVLKLESIILIPRSTSKGSKVKTESKITSIEKTHEVQPKETLFGIAKQYEISLEELNTANPELVETGLKAGQKIKIPTKDNQNNAALIKKDTPKLEPKKEVVLKDKNGKSVAESVVLTTTTLTHEVLPSETKFGIAKQYGISVADLDKVNPILENEALKAGQKILIPVKEGTVVSQPIVKQAEVVSPIKIEVKENAKEPIVVINKEKVEENAAIVTHEVLAKETKYGIAKKYGISVADLEAQNPNIIKNLYVGAKLNISGAKAIQEAVVVAVNNDNSDTEEIKDNLTIASSLAKWNTNEELADELIRMASDNLGIGYRSGGTNKNGFDCSGLMYATFSSLDIKLPRSSQEMATIGTVIDVNQAQKGDLIFFKTRGGNQINHVGMVVEVNEGEIRFIHSATHGGVIISSTKEKYYEKNFTQINRVLQQ